GGGAGATACTAGGAGAACCCAAGGCGGGGCTGGGCCCTGCGACTCCAAAACTGACAAGCAGAGATGGCTTAGCTATAGCTATAGATGGAATAATTCGAGTGTGACAGTGTGACTAAAAATCCATGCGAGTAACTCATCAATAAACGCCTGCTTCTGTGCGGGTTCAATTGGTAATTCGCCGCGACGAAATTCTTCATCACCTGGAATGATTAGACCCGCCTGAAAATAGGTGCACCACTGGGCAACAGTTTTGGCTGTGACGGCAACCACTTTTTCAAACGGGAAATCGGCCTGGTTCTCTAAATAAAAAAGTTCAGCGGCGTATAGCATGGGGAATTAAAGTATACCTTCGTAAAGCTCGTTTAGCTCAATCTCAACATCCACGCTCGCTATTGTCACCGTTTCGTCTTTTGCTTGATGGACGCTAAACAGCCATTGGTTAGGGGCAGTTTTTCGATAGTGCTCAACACTAACTCTGTATTGGTCAATCAGCAAGTACTCCTGTAAGGTGTTAATTGTGCGGTACAGGGCAAATTTATCCCCCCGGTCATAGGCAGCCGTGGTATCTGAAAGGACTTCGGCAATGACGATGGGGTTCACAACAGTATCCTGTCGTCCTTCCTGCAATTCAATGGGTTGCCCCACGATCATAATGTCAGGGTAAGTATAGACGTTGCCGGCGGGAATCCATAGTCGCTGGCCGGTAATGAAAACC
This Gloeomargarita sp. SKYB120 DNA region includes the following protein-coding sequences:
- a CDS encoding Uma2 family endonuclease — encoded protein: MCDNLINRKCTPEAYFQMEIASEIRHEYRDGEIIAVANNTPHHNRLCGAFYALLWMQLRGKPYTVFITGQRLWIPAGNVYTYPDIMIVGQPIELQEGRQDTVVNPIVIAEVLSDTTAAYDRGDKFALYRTINTLQEYLLIDQYRVSVEHYRKTAPNQWLFSVHQAKDETVTIASVDVEIELNELYEGIL